The Mycolicibacterium smegmatis genome has a window encoding:
- a CDS encoding SDR family NAD(P)-dependent oxidoreductase yields the protein MGQLDGKVALITGGSAGIGLATARSFASEGAQVYLTGRRKEVVDAAVADIKADTGVQVTGIVGDVSDMASLDALYKTITDRSGRLDVLVANAGSGRPIGLADITEEHYDTTFDDNVKGLVFTVQKALPLLPDGASVVLMSSISGIDGQPGMSVYAATKAAIRNFARSWAIELAPRNIRVSALCPGPVNTPGMSNVLEELGDDGASTITTPMGRLGEASEIAAGAVFLASEQSSFLTGSDLIIDGGAAV from the coding sequence ATGGGACAGCTCGACGGCAAAGTAGCATTGATCACCGGTGGAAGCGCCGGCATCGGTTTGGCGACCGCACGCAGCTTCGCCTCCGAAGGCGCCCAGGTCTATCTGACCGGACGCCGTAAGGAGGTCGTCGACGCCGCCGTCGCCGACATCAAGGCTGACACTGGCGTCCAGGTCACCGGCATCGTCGGCGACGTGTCCGACATGGCGTCGCTGGACGCGTTGTATAAGACCATCACCGATCGCAGCGGCCGCCTCGACGTGCTGGTCGCCAACGCCGGCAGCGGCCGCCCCATCGGCCTGGCCGATATCACCGAAGAGCACTACGACACCACCTTCGACGACAACGTCAAGGGCCTAGTGTTTACCGTGCAGAAGGCGTTGCCGCTGCTGCCCGACGGGGCCTCAGTGGTGCTGATGTCGTCGATCTCTGGCATCGACGGCCAGCCAGGCATGAGCGTGTACGCCGCCACCAAGGCAGCGATCCGCAACTTCGCCCGCTCCTGGGCGATCGAACTTGCGCCGCGCAACATCCGCGTCTCGGCGCTGTGCCCCGGGCCGGTGAACACCCCCGGCATGAGCAACGTCCTGGAAGAACTCGGCGACGACGGCGCCAGCACCATCACCACACCAATGGGACGACTGGGCGAGGCCAGTGAGATCGCAGCCGGCGCAGTGTTCCTCGCCTCGGAACAATCGTCCTTCCTCACCGGCTCGGACCTGATCATCGACGGTGGCGCAGCCGTCTAG